One Limisphaera ngatamarikiensis genomic window, GCAACCCTTGCACTCGCCGGACCGGCCGGCTCACGGATGGAGCCCGGAACGTTCCCATTCGCTGCATCGCCGGGCCAAGCCCTGCGCGAGGGTCTCGCGGTCGGGAAAGGTGGCCACAGGCCGACCCGGCTCCAGCAGGGCAAAGCCATCGCCGTAGGCGGGTCCGTTGACCACGCAGGCGTGAGTGTTGGAGAGCTGGATCTGTTTCCAGCCCGCCGCGAGGGCGTCCGCTTGGGATCCGTCCACGACAAACTTCCAGCCGACCCGCCAGGCCCGGGGGAACCATTCCTGAAGGTGACGGATGAGCTTGGGCGTGGCTAGAAGTTCGAGCCACAACGGTTGAAGGTCGCTGGGGATTTTTCCGGCTTCGACGAGCCTGCCCTCCCTAGGGTCGGATCCGTGCCAAATCCGGCCGGGACGAAAATCGCTGACGGCAGCAGTATGGAAGACCGCGCCAACCGGCTCGGTCCGGAATTCCTCAAGGCGCTCCTGCAGCTCTGCAGTCGTGGAGAACCGTTGGACAACGTCGGCGCGGGCCGGGAGGGTGGACGTGGCGGTGCGGCTGAGGAGGAGAATCACGCGGTGCCCGGCGGTTTGCAGGGCCTTTGCCAGTCGCAGACCCAGCTCGCCCGTGGCGACGTTGGTGAGGACGCGGACCCTGTCCACGGGTTCGCACGTCGCGCCGGCGGTGATCAGGCAGTTCATGGGCGCGGCCGGGCCCCGGGATTCAAGGGCCTGTTCATGTGGCAATCCGCATGGGCATCACCACGTAGAGGAACGGGCCGTTGACCTTGATGACGCCCGGGCTGAGCTCATCGGTGAGTTCCAGGAAGACCTCCTCGTACTCGTCCAGTGCGTTGAGCGGTTCGATCAGGTAGCGGGGGTTGAATGCGATGGAAAAGTCATTGCCGTTGTAGTTGACGGCGAGGCTTTCGCGGGCCTCTCCGACGTCGGGCGAGTTGGCGGTGATGGCCAGATTGTTGCGGGTGAAGGTCAGCTTCACCGAGTTCGCCTTTTCGCTGGTCATGAACTCGGCGCGGCGCAGGGCACGAACCAATTCCTCGCGCGGGAGGGCGACACGGTGCTGGGATTCCGTGGGGATTACCTGGCGGTAGTTCGGGTAGTTCCCATCCACCAGCTTGCTGACCATGAGGATCTGGCTGCCCTGTTCCCCGGCGAATTCGAAGGCGGCCTGATTTTCGCTGAACCGGAGCTTCAGCGGCCCCGGCCCGGGCACGAGGCGCGCCAGTTCGTTCACGGTCTTGGAAGGGAGGATGAACTCGGCAGCGACACCCTCCGGGACGGCCAGTTCATGCTCCACGAGGGCCAGGCGCCGGCCGTCGGTGGCCACCAAGGTCAACTTGTCCTCCTTGATGCTGAAGCAGACACCGTTGAGAACGTGACGGGATTCGTCGGTGGAGACCGCATAGGAGGTCTTTCGCAGCATGGAGGCGAGGGTTTCTCGCGGGACCTCAAGCTCCCGGCCCTGCGGGAAGACGGGTTGTGGGGGAAACTCATCGGGACTGATTCCCCGGAGCCGGTAATAGGAGGGTCCGGTCCGCAGGCTGCAGATGAAACGCTCGTCCGCCTCGACCTCCAGTTCCACCCCGTTGAGCTCGCGCACAATCCCCAGGAGGGTACGGGCGGGCACGGTGGTGGCGCCGGGGCTGCCCACCGTGGCTGGCACGGTGCAGGACACCAGAATGTCCAGGTCCGTGGCGGTCAGCCGGAGTTGACCGGGCTCGGCCTGCAACAGGACGTTTTGCAGCACGGGAAGTGTGGTGCGGCCGCCCGCGACATTCTGAACGGCGTGGAGCCCGATCAGCAGGTGCTCCTTGGCGATGGTCAGGTTCATGCGCTGCTCCGGTTAATAGGTATTCCCAGCACTTTTGAGAGCCGTATTCTTAGGCCCGGTGAATAAGGCAGAAACCTTGCGAGTGTCAAGGTTGGGCGCGGCTGCCATGGGGTCGGGCCACTGTGGATAACTGTGTGGACAGGGTGTTGCCTCCCTGGACAACCTGAAACTGTGCGCAGTGTTTGCAGGTTGTTCACAAGCGACCCGCCGGCTGTCCACAGGATCGGCCCACCTGCACTACGCGTTGAAAGACCTCAATGACGGTGTGCACGTCCGCCTCGGTGGTTTCGCGTCCCAGGGAGAAGCGTACGAGGCCGGCCGCAATGTCGGATGGAACGCCGAGCGCCACCGCGACATGCGAGGGCTCCAGCGCACCCGAGGTGCAGGCCGAGCCTGCCGACGCACAGACGCCCTCCACGTCCAGCGCAGCCACCAGGGTCGCGCTGTCGAGTCCCTCCACCCCGACTGCCACGGTGTTGGGGAGCCGCCGCTCCGGGGAGCCGAGAAGGTGGACACCGGGAACCTGCAAAAGGCCCTTTAAAAGGCGGCAGGTGAGCTGGCGCATGCGTTCGGGCTCAAACACGGGAGGCTTTAAGAACTGCTCCATCGCGCGTACGAGGCCGGCGATGGCGGCCAGGTTTTCCGTGCCTGCGCGGCGCTCGTTTTCGTGGGGACCGCCGAACAGGATGGGGTCGATCTGGAGGGGCGACCGGATGTAAAGCAACCCGGCTCCCTTGGGACCGTGAAACTTGTGCGCGCAGAGCGAGACGAGGTCCGCCCCGAGATCGCGGACCGATTCGAAAGGCACCTTTCCAAAGAACTGGACGGCATCCGTGTGGAAGAGCACGCCGCGCTCGCGGCAGGCGGCGGCCAATTCGCGCACGGGTTGCAGGGTGCCAATCTCGTTGTTGGCCGCCATGATGGATACCAGAACGGTGTCCGGCCTTATGGCCCGGCGCAGTGTCTCCGGATCCACAAATCCCCCGGGGGTGACCGGCAGGCGGGTGACCTCGAAACCCTCGCGCCTTTCCAGATACTCCATCGCATGGAGCACGGCGTGATGCTCGATGGCGCTCGTGATCAGATGGCGGCCCCTCTCCCTGCGGGCTCGGGCGGCGCCCAAAATGGCCAGGTTTACACTCTCGGTACCGCCGCTGGTAAAAACGATCTCACCCGGTTTCACGCCCAGGACCGAGGCGGCGCGTTCGCGTGCCTCGTCCAGGGCTGCACGGGCGCGGCGACCGATCCGATGCAGGCTGGAAGGATTGCCCCATACCTCGGTGAGGAAGGGCTCCATGGCAGCGCGCACGCCCGGGTCCAGGGGTGTGGTCGCATTGTAGTCGCAATAGATGGTTCGCATCCGCGGCTCTCATTTTAGCCCGGAACCGGCCGGGCGCGAGAAGCTCCCGCAATTGCGGGGCTCACAGGACGCGTTGGTTCCGTTGCCTGCCACACCGGTCAGGCCGCAAGGGGCGGCGGCGGTTTGGGCGGTTTCGCGGCGAGTTTCGGCCAGGCCCAGGAACCACCCGTGGTGAACTGTTTCCATGCCCACCGCAGCCAGCGCAGGAGGGACAGCGCAAGCCAGAGCGACCAGGCCAGCATGGCGAGCCGGTACCACCAAAGGGAGATCGCCAGGCACTCTGGCCGGGGCAAATCCGGCCCACTGCGGGCGGTGAACCAGTGGTGCGTCCAGGTGGAGGATCCGTTTCCGCTCACGAACATCTGGACCTCCCCCAATAAGCCGGCCCGAACCGCCAGGTACAAGACCACGGCCGCGCAAAAGGTCAGTCCGACCAGGATCAGCTGGGCCAGGTCGGCCAACCACCACCGTTGCTCGTGCAGGGCCCAGGACCCGCGCAGTTGCAGGGCGGCAAACCAGGCGACCACCAGCCAGCCCAGCCAGACGGGCGCCTGGGTCAGCCCCACCAACAGGAGGAACCACGAGATCGGACCGGGAGGTCCCGCGCGCAGCGCACTCAGCAGCACGGCCAGAACCGCAGCCAGCGCCAGCATCGACCAGTATTGCACGGCCGGACCCAAACGGGGACCGCGGGTGCTCAGGACCCAGCGGTCTTTGGGCAACTCAACCGTTTGTTGCACGTTGCTCGATTCCACCGGCAACTGCACTGGCGAGGGCCGGATCCGGGCCCCCAAGGGAACGGCTTCCTTCCAACTCACCAGGACCGATTGCCGACCCGGCACGAGCGGGATGGTGACCTTCCGGCCCATTTTTTGGAGGGGCAGCGACCGGGCATCCCGGCGCACTTCCACCGATTCGGCCTGCTCCGGGAGCGTCAGCACAAAGTCCTGACCCAGGCTGGAGTTGATGCCGAGGGTCAATTCCGTGGTGCGCATCCGATGGCCCACGCGGGTGAGGTGGGTGACGGATTCCACGGTCATGGTGGAACCCGGTACCGCTTCCGGTCGGCGCACCTGCAACCGCACTGCTTCGCCCGGCCACGGGCGCCACACGGGTACCAACATGGGCCCCGCCTCGTACACGGGCGGCAACCCTTCAAAACTCACGTTCCACACCGGGCCCACGCGGAGACGCCATTCCTCGGCCCACTCATCGTTGGTCCGGGTCTGCAGCGAGAGGTCATTCGTCACGGTAAGCTCGCTTTCCCAAACAAACTGGACCTGGCCGGGTCCAAACCGCGCCTCCACTTGCTGGCCGTGGGTCGTGAGGCCACCGGTGAGGATCTGTTCCCCGGGTAGCAGGGGAATCTGGACCACGACCGCGCGGCCCGGCGGCGAAAGACGTTGCACAGTGGTACGGACCTTCCAACGCAGGCCGAGTTCAAGTTCGCGCAAGGTCAGGAAGGCCGGTGCGAGCGGTTGTTCGCCGTAGTTGCCGGAGAGGGCCGGATTGGGCAGTCGCGCGGCGCGGTCCGTACCCGACCGGACCCGGCGGAGAAACACTTGGTCGGAAGGTACGCCTTCGGGGTTGATCCCGGAGACCTGCCAACCATCCGCCACCACTTCCACACGACGCGGACGCAGCTGGAAGGACCAGACCCACTCGTCCACCGGAGCCATCCGGCCCTCCACCCGCACTTCGTGCACTCCGGGCTCGGCCACAATCCAGAGGGAACCGTCCTCGCGGCGGAGGGCGGCGGTGGGTTGGCCATCCAACCAGACGCGCGCAGGGGCCCACTGGTTCATGCGCGCCGGTACGGGCACCGCACACCGTGCCGCGGCTTCGATGCGCGCCCGGAGGACCAGATTCTGGTTGGTGATTTGCAGTCGGGCCCAGGGCACCTCGGCCGCGCCCGGGAACGCCGGCGGCGCTGCCAGCAGCCGATCACGCAATTCATTCAGGAGTTGCGGGGGAGGAAACTCCTCCGCCCCGGCAGGAAGGCAGCTTCCGCAGACCAGCAGCACGGCACCAGCGGTCGCGGCTGCGACCTGGCCGCTCGGACCCGCCGGTGCAGACCGGCCGGAAGGTGAAGCTGCGGTGGGACGGGCCGCCCGCACCAGAACCCATGCCAGAGCCAGGCTTAGCAATGCCCGACCCAGCGACAGCATTCGTTCCAGCCACGGTGGAATGAGCCACAGGTGCACGGTCTGATCCGGTCGCACGGGCCCGTTCCACCGCCACGAAGCGGTGCGCCACCGCCATTCGGGAATTCCCGGACCCGTCTGAACTTTGGCGGAAGCGTCCCAAGCCAGGTTGGCGTCGGAACGGGCGGAAAGGTCCTTGGATTGTACCTGTGCGGCAGATGCCTCCAAGGTCCCGGCGAGCCGGCGGGGCGAGGGCGGTGCCAGGAGGGGCAGTGTCGTCGGAGTCGGTGTGGGGCCTGCATCCCTCGCTTCTTCTGCCGCTGAGAGCGTGAGGACCAGGCCCTCGAGCGGCTGGACCACGCCCTCGGGCGGCTCGAGTTGGGGGTGCAGGGCCTTGCGCAGTTGCAGTCCGGCAAACACCACGGCACACAAGGCGAGCGCGAGGCTGGCCAGCACCCACAATCCGCCGAGTGCGAGCGCAGCTCTGGGCGTGCGCGCAAGTCGGATCAATGCCGCAATCAGCACGACCCCCCACCAACTCCAGTGGGGTGCCATGGGCTCATGGTAGATGAGCGCAGCCGTGATCAGGGCGAGCAAACCGGCCCGCCAACCCAACAGTTGCTGCACCGCCAGGGCCAAAACCAGCACGGCAAACAGATCGAGCAGCGTCCAACGCCGCAACCAATCCCCTTTCACCTCGTCCGGGCCGAATGCGGCGAGCAAACTCCAGCCCACCGGCAGATGCAACACGGTTTCCACCTGCTCGGCCGTGATTTCCCAACCCCCGCCCGGGACGGGCGCGCCCAGGGGGAATCGGCCCACCGCCTCCACATCGAAATCGCGCAGGCGAACCTCAAACCCCGGCCGGCCGGTCGTCGGATGTCGCGTCAGCAGTTGGGGCTCGCCGCGGAGTCGGACCGATCCCAACTCGATTCCCGGGGTCACGTCCAGGCGCCAGAGCTTTTGCCCCTGTGCTTGAATGCGGTCTTGAAACGTAACGGCGCGACCGTCTTCGTCCAACCACCAGGTCCGCCGAATCTGCAGGGACGCCACCGGTCCGGTTCCTTCGCCCTTCTGACGTTCCACAATCTGCAGGGGCTCGCGAATGTCCCACCGGTACACCGGCCACCCGCGCCACCGTTCCGGGTAACGGGTTTGCGAAGCGTCCACCGGTTCGCCGCCGCGCAGTTCCACCACGCGGAACTCCGGCCGACTTTGCAATCCGATCAGCACCGGTGCGCCCGGCACCCTGGCGCCCTCGGGGAAACGAAGGTCCGGTTGGCGACCGTAACGGAAGGCGTCCAGTTCCACGGTCCATTGGCCGGGCCGGACCTGGACACGCAGCCGACCCTCCTCCACGAACACCGGCAGGGGGCTGCGGACCGCCGCCAGCAACCAACCCTCGGGCAGCACCGTTCCGACCCGTTCCTCGCGTGGCCGGCCCGCCACGGACAGTTGCACCTCCACACGAAGCCACTGCGGGTTCCCATCCTCCAGCAGGGCAAACCAGTCCGCTGACAAAAAGTCGGGTTGCGCCTCCTCGGTTTTCGGGGCCGGGGGCTGGCGGAACCATAACCACCCTTCGGCGTCCCATTGCGGCACCGGCACCGGTTGCCCTGAGACCGTGAGTTCGAGCGTGCCCGCCTCCGCGGGCATACGCATCCGCAGGGGAATGCCGCGCCAAAGAAATCTTCCCTCGATGCGCCAGAGCCCCGCAGGCACGCGCACCACCGGGCGACCGGCCCGCGTCAACACGGGGAGGGGCTTTCCGTTCCCGGTGACCTCCTGCGGCCAGAGCGTTTCGTCCCCGGGCAGGGTCACCCAGTCCTCTGCAAATGTCCGTGCCTCCAGGACGAACCTCGCGCCGGTGTCGTCGGCCTCCAGTACCAGGTGGCCGGGCCAGACCGGCCGCCGTGCGTCGCCCTGGTCCCATCGGGGCGGAGCGGTTCGGTCCTCATGCCCGTACAGGACCCATGGCACCCATGGTTTCAGCGAATCCGGCACCCAAGGGGGCAATTCCGACCCGGGGGTTTGTCCTCGAAGCAGACCGCCTGCGCAGAGGAAGAGGAGAACGAAGCCGTGCACCCGATAAGGCTTGTTCATACGACCCCACCCTGAACCCGCCTGCCGGGACCGTCAAGTCGCCACCGACCGCGCTCGCGCACTTCCTCCGGGCGCGGCAATGCGGAGAAGGTGGGTGGACGGCCGCGTTGGTCAAGGGCTTTCTCCGGATGGCCGGCCGGGCCGGTCATAAGGCCGACAGGTCATTAGCCGGGCTACATGAGCAGAAAGGGTCAGGCGTGACAATGGATTCGATGGGGAACACGGGGTTTTGGGCTCTTGAGGAAGCGGCCCGGCGTGGAGCGTGCCCTTAACCCTCGCACGGTGAAGCGTTCCGCCAAGGGGGTGGCGAATCCATTCAATTGCCCGCGGACGGGCCCATTTTCCGCGCTGGATGTTCGGTTGCCCCGAGGGGCCCGATTGGTTGAGGGTCGCGGGTCGCCAAGGGGGGCCAATCACGGCAGGCACCGCCGACTTCAACCCGCGCACTTGGCAGGGGGCTGGCGCGAATTTCTGCAAAAATCTGCAAAAAACGCTTGTCAACGTGTTACGGCCCGGTTAAGAGGGGCTCAACTTGAGTTCAGAATTGGTCAAAAACAGGAACCCATAACCAGTCTCCCACCCACCTCTAGGCGTTTCGCGTGTCCTGTGTGCCGCGGGGATCGCTTTGGCGTTGGGCCATGCCGCTGCGCAGGAACCGCAAGGCCCGGAAACCATGAAGCCGGTGATCATTACCGAATCCTACATTCCCACCGTGGACGTGAATGCCAGCCCGTCGCCGGTGAAGGTGCTGACCGCGGCTGAAATTCAGAAGATCGGCGTGGCCACCGTCAGCGACGTGCTGCAGCGGATGCCCCAGAACAACGCGGGCATGTTCAACGAAAGTTTGAGCGGTGGAAACTCCTTCTCCAAGGGATCCGCCGCGGTGTCGTTGCGTGGTTTAGGGCCCAATGCCACCCTGGTCCTGTTGAATGGTCGTCGGCTGGCCAGCTACGGGTTTGCCCAGAACGTCACCGAGCAGTTCGTGGATCTGAACAGCATCCCTCTGGCCGCGGTGGAGCGCATTGAGATCCTCAAGGACGGCGCCTCGGCGTTGTACGGATCCGACGCGATTGCCGGCGTGGTCAACATCGTGCTGAAAAAGGAGTTCACCGGTACGGAAGTCACCGCGCGCATCGGGAACGTGACCCGCGGCGATGATATGCTGGAACAGTCCTACAGCGCCGCCTGGGGCGTGTTGACGGAGAAAGGCAGCGCGCTGGTTGTGGCCGACTGGTTCAGCCGGAACGCGCTGTTTTACCGTGACCGCGATTATGCCCGTTCGGCCGACCAACGGCCCCGGGGCGGTGTGGACCTGCGGAGCCGTTTCGGCAACCCGGGCACCATCATCCTGACCAGCCCGTGGACGGCGCCCGACGGCACCGTGTACGGTTCAGGCCGGTATCGGGTGCCCTCCAACCCTGCAGTCCCCGGCCATCCCACCGCCCTGGAGATTGTGGCCAATCCGGGCGTGAACCGGTACGACTACAACCCGTGGATTTCCGCCTATCCCGACACGACCCGCTACGGCGCGTTTACGGCCGTGGACTATCAGGTGCTGGAAAAGGTCAAGGTGTTCTTGGAAGCGTCGTTCCGGCGAGTGAACTACGAGGTCAGCGCCGCGCCCACGCCGGTATTTGGCGACCTGGACGGCTTTATTGTCCCGGCCAGCAACCCGTATAACCCCTTCGGCCAGGACGTGACCTTCCGTTATCGCCTCACCGAGGCCGGTCCGCGGATTGATGAGGGAGAAACCGACGCCATCCGCCTGCTGCCCGGAATCAAGGTGGAGCTCGGTGGCGACTGGACGGCCGAGGCTGCGTTCCTGTGGAGCGAAAGCAGGACTCTGGAAGTCGGCAAGAATTTCATTTCCGCCCAGGCCCTGCAGGACGCGTTGAACTCGACGGACCCGGCCACGGCCCTCAACGTGTTCGGTGCCGGACAGGGGATTAACTCCCCTGATGTGATCAACAGCTTGAAGGTCCGCACCTTCCGGTCGGGCAGGTCCATTCTTTGGAGTCCGGATGTTCGGGCCAGCGGCACGCTGCCCATTGATTGGGGTGCGGGTCGTGTGGGTCTGGCCGTGGGCGGCGAATACCGCTACGAGGACGTGCGAGACCTGTCGGATCCCTTCTCCGAGGGCGGCCACATTGTCAGCTCGGGTGGGACTTCGGGAGCGGGCAGTCGGGATGTCTGGGCTGCCTACATTGAAGCGCGCATCCCGCTGCTGGGTCAGGATCTTTCCTTCCCGGGCGTGAAGGAGTTGGAAGTCCAGGCCGCGGGCCGATTTGAGCAGTACTCGGACTTCGGCGACACGGCCAACCCCAAGGTGGGCGTTCGATGGAAACCCTTGGACCAGGTGGTCCTCCGCGGGACTTACGCCGAGAGTTTCCGGGCGCCCTCGCTGGTTGAGCTGTTCCAGGGCAAATCCACGGCCTTTGACTCCCTGGCCGACCCGGCGCGGGGAGAAAACAACCTCCAGTACCGGGTCGAGTTTGGCGGAAATCCGAACCTGGATGCCGAAGAGGCCACGTCCTGGACCGCTGGTATCGCCGTCGAGCCCATCAAGAACCTGACCTTGTCGGTGGATTGGTTCCACATCAAGCAGACCGGCAAGATCGAGGCCCTTCCTCCGCAGGACATCCTGGACAACGAAGCCCTGTTCCCGGGCCGCGTCATCCGGAATCCGCCCACGGACGAGGACATTGCCAAGGGGATTCCGGGGAGCATCGTCAAGATTATCAGCGGCTATGAAAACATTGCCGAGCGCAGGGTGGAAGGCCTGGACTTCGGGATCCGGTACCTGTACCCCACGGAGTCCTGGGGCGAATTCACCCTGGACGCCAGTGCCTCCTGGCAGTACCAGTTTGACGAGGTTCCCAAGCCCGGTGACCCCACGATCCACTTTGCGGGTGCCTACAACTGGCCCGAGTGGCGCGGGTATGGCACCCTGTCGTGGGAGTACAAGGGCTTCACCTTCAGCTTCACCGCCAATTACATCGGCGAGTACGATCAAGGCCTCCAGATTGTCCACAAATACGTGGACGA contains:
- a CDS encoding phosphopantothenoylcysteine decarboxylase — protein: MNCLITAGATCEPVDRVRVLTNVATGELGLRLAKALQTAGHRVILLLSRTATSTLPARADVVQRFSTTAELQERLEEFRTEPVGAVFHTAAVSDFRPGRIWHGSDPREGRLVEAGKIPSDLQPLWLELLATPKLIRHLQEWFPRAWRVGWKFVVDGSQADALAAGWKQIQLSNTHACVVNGPAYGDGFALLEPGRPVATFPDRETLAQGLARRCSEWERSGLHP
- the dnaN gene encoding DNA polymerase III subunit beta, which translates into the protein MNLTIAKEHLLIGLHAVQNVAGGRTTLPVLQNVLLQAEPGQLRLTATDLDILVSCTVPATVGSPGATTVPARTLLGIVRELNGVELEVEADERFICSLRTGPSYYRLRGISPDEFPPQPVFPQGRELEVPRETLASMLRKTSYAVSTDESRHVLNGVCFSIKEDKLTLVATDGRRLALVEHELAVPEGVAAEFILPSKTVNELARLVPGPGPLKLRFSENQAAFEFAGEQGSQILMVSKLVDGNYPNYRQVIPTESQHRVALPREELVRALRRAEFMTSEKANSVKLTFTRNNLAITANSPDVGEARESLAVNYNGNDFSIAFNPRYLIEPLNALDEYEEVFLELTDELSPGVIKVNGPFLYVVMPMRIAT
- a CDS encoding cysteine desulfurase family protein → MRTIYCDYNATTPLDPGVRAAMEPFLTEVWGNPSSLHRIGRRARAALDEARERAASVLGVKPGEIVFTSGGTESVNLAILGAARARRERGRHLITSAIEHHAVLHAMEYLERREGFEVTRLPVTPGGFVDPETLRRAIRPDTVLVSIMAANNEIGTLQPVRELAAACRERGVLFHTDAVQFFGKVPFESVRDLGADLVSLCAHKFHGPKGAGLLYIRSPLQIDPILFGGPHENERRAGTENLAAIAGLVRAMEQFLKPPVFEPERMRQLTCRLLKGLLQVPGVHLLGSPERRLPNTVAVGVEGLDSATLVAALDVEGVCASAGSACTSGALEPSHVAVALGVPSDIAAGLVRFSLGRETTEADVHTVIEVFQRVVQVGRSCGQPAGRL
- a CDS encoding TonB-dependent receptor is translated as MKPVIITESYIPTVDVNASPSPVKVLTAAEIQKIGVATVSDVLQRMPQNNAGMFNESLSGGNSFSKGSAAVSLRGLGPNATLVLLNGRRLASYGFAQNVTEQFVDLNSIPLAAVERIEILKDGASALYGSDAIAGVVNIVLKKEFTGTEVTARIGNVTRGDDMLEQSYSAAWGVLTEKGSALVVADWFSRNALFYRDRDYARSADQRPRGGVDLRSRFGNPGTIILTSPWTAPDGTVYGSGRYRVPSNPAVPGHPTALEIVANPGVNRYDYNPWISAYPDTTRYGAFTAVDYQVLEKVKVFLEASFRRVNYEVSAAPTPVFGDLDGFIVPASNPYNPFGQDVTFRYRLTEAGPRIDEGETDAIRLLPGIKVELGGDWTAEAAFLWSESRTLEVGKNFISAQALQDALNSTDPATALNVFGAGQGINSPDVINSLKVRTFRSGRSILWSPDVRASGTLPIDWGAGRVGLAVGGEYRYEDVRDLSDPFSEGGHIVSSGGTSGAGSRDVWAAYIEARIPLLGQDLSFPGVKELEVQAAGRFEQYSDFGDTANPKVGVRWKPLDQVVLRGTYAESFRAPSLVELFQGKSTAFDSLADPARGENNLQYRVEFGGNPNLDAEEATSWTAGIAVEPIKNLTLSVDWFHIKQTGKIEALPPQDILDNEALFPGRVIRNPPTDEDIAKGIPGSIVKIISGYENIAERRVEGLDFGIRYLYPTESWGEFTLDASASWQYQFDEVPKPGDPTIHFAGAYNWPEWRGYGTLSWEYKGFTFSFTANYIGEYDQGLQIVHKYVDDLWTFDLQAGYTFKNTKYDLLNNVRLVVGVLNVTDEDPPFSDNPNDTAGYDTSIHDPRGRFWYVQVSKKF